Part of the Pseudomonas baltica genome is shown below.
GTGTCGGTGTGCCTTGGCTGTACTCCACCTGCGGGCATTGCGAACACTGCCTGGGCGGATGGGAAACCCTTTGCGAGAAGCAGGAAAACACCGGCTATTCAGTCAATGGCGGCTTTGCCGAATACGCCCTGGCCGATGCCGGCTATGTCGGGCGCCTGCCGGACAATGTCGGCTTTATCGAGATCGCGCCGATCCTGTGCGCAGGCGTCACCGTGTACAAGGGCCTGAAGATGACCGAGGCCAAGCCTGGGCAGTGGGTGGTGATTTCCGGTATCGGCGGCCTCGGCCACATGGCCGTGCAGTACGCCAAGGCCATGGGCCTCAACGTCGCCGCCGTGGACATCGACGACGGCAAGCTGCACTTGGCCAAGCGCCTGGGCGCCGAGGTGGTCGTCAACGCGCGCGAGCAGGACCCGGCCGCCTATCTCAAGAAAGAGATCGGTGGTGCCCATGGTGCGCTGGTCACCGCGGTATCGCCGATCGCTTTCAAACAGGCCATCGGCATGACCCGTCGCGGCGGCACCATCGCCCTCAACGGCCTGCCACCGGGTGATTTCCCGATCTCGATCTTCGACATGGTGCTCAATGGCACCACTGTGCGCGGCTCCATCGTCGGTACCCGCCAGGACCTGCAGGAGGCGCTCGATTTTGCCGGTGAAGGCAAGGTCAAGGCAACGGTGTCGACAGAAAAACTCGAGAACGTCAACGCCGTGTTCGATCGCATGCGCGAAGGGCAGATCGAAGGGCGTGTGGTGATTGATCTGCAGAGCTGACTGACACGCGCCGGGCGTCAATCGTTGCGCCCGGCCCGCACATCGAACGCACCACCGGTCATGGCGCCATCCACCGTGACCTTCTGCTTGCCGGGCAACAACGGGAACAGTAGCTCGGCCACGCGATAGGCTTCTTCCAGATGCGGATAGCCCGACAGCACGAAGCTGTCGACGCCCAGTGCAGCGTATTCCAAAAGGCGCGCAACCACGGTCTCAGGATCGCCCACCAGCGCGGTGCCGGCGCCGCCGCGAACCAGGCCGACGCCCGCCCATAAATTGGGCGACACCTCCAGTTGATCCAGGCGCCCGCCGTGCAATGCCGCCATGCGCCGTTGGCCTTCGGAGTCCATGCCGGCGTAGTTGGCCTGGGCTGCGGCGATGCTGGCCGGGTCGAGATGGCTGATCAGCTCGTCTGCGGCGGCCCAGGCCTTGGCGTCG
Proteins encoded:
- the adhP gene encoding alcohol dehydrogenase AdhP; translation: MQKTMKAAVVHAFGKPLEIREVPVPTPAYGQVLVKIAASGVCHTDLHAAEGDWPVKPNPPFIPGHEGVGHVVAVGQGVTHVKEGDRVGVPWLYSTCGHCEHCLGGWETLCEKQENTGYSVNGGFAEYALADAGYVGRLPDNVGFIEIAPILCAGVTVYKGLKMTEAKPGQWVVISGIGGLGHMAVQYAKAMGLNVAAVDIDDGKLHLAKRLGAEVVVNAREQDPAAYLKKEIGGAHGALVTAVSPIAFKQAIGMTRRGGTIALNGLPPGDFPISIFDMVLNGTTVRGSIVGTRQDLQEALDFAGEGKVKATVSTEKLENVNAVFDRMREGQIEGRVVIDLQS